GGCGGCCGTCGACGACGCCGAGTACATGAAATTCCCCGGCGAGGTTCACAAAAAGACGTGGACGGGCGACTCCGAGGGACTCCTCGGACGCGTGCTCGATCGGCTGTAGCCCGTTTTCGATCGGTTCGATGCCGTCGGTCCGATTACAGCGCTGCGGCGGTCATCGCCACGAGCGACGAGACCATCAGGAACACGAAGAACAGCGCGATGATCTGGCTTCTGTCCATACGCGACCGTTGCGCCCCGACCACCATAATTGGTGTGCTCCGTTCGGTGCTCGCAGGTGGCAGACGCCGCCCCCGACTCGGCGGCGCGAACACCGCTTCTGGCCACCACCAGTCAGGCCATCGACTGGATCGGCCGGCTCCCGTCCCGGTAGAACTGCCCGTGGAACCCGATGGGAAGCGCGTGGGGAAGCGGTGCTCGGGCGCGTACTGAGAGGTCAACGGCGTCCAAGACGACCAGCGCCGAACGCTCCTCGTCGGTGTCGAGGACGACCGAGAGGACGACGCCGTCGTCCTCGCCGTCGCGGCGTCCCGGCGGGGCTGGCACGAACACCGGCTCGCCGGGATGGACGCCTGCCTCCGACCACGTCCGCGCGTCGCCGGTCCCGACATCGACTTTGATTAACCGATTCAGGAACGTCTCCGGCGGATCGTGGCGGTTTCCGGCGGCGTAGACGTACCGGTAAGATCGTCCGTTTCGCTCGACGTAATCGATCGCGGGGAACGCCACCGGCCCCTCGTGCAGCGTCGTCGGCGTCGGTTCGACCGGCGTCTCGGACGCCGTCGCCCGGGCCGCTTCCGGGGATGGCACGCTCGGCATCTCGTCCGAATCGGTCGGTCCCACCGGGAGCCGGTAGCGCCGCAGTTCGCCCGCGGGCAGGTCGGGCTCGGCAGAGCGGAGATTCGACAGTTCGAAGTCGGTGACGGCGCTCGCGTCGTCGAACGCGACCAGATCGACGACCAGCTCGCCGTCCGCCTCGAAGGCGTTGGCGTGGTGGAAGACGAAACACGGGTCGGCGCGGTAGGGTCCGGCGACCGCGCCGATCGCGCGCTCGCAGACGAAAAATCGGGTGCCCTGCTCCGGCCGCCACTCGTGGGCGTCGAGAAACGTGTCGGCGGTCAGCAATCGGCGCGGCGACGTGACGAAGGGCGGTTCGGTGACGACGGCGTACCGGTCGGTCAGCGCGAAACTGTGGATGTAGGCGGGCTGATCGACTTCGATCGTCGCAACCGGCTCGCGCCGGGAACTCCCGTCCGGCCGTCGGTGGAGGACGTAGCCGCCGTTCCTGCCGTGGCGGGTGGCCAGCCCCCACGTCTCGCCCCGCCGCGGGTCGTAGTGGCGGTGAGCGGTCGAGCCGGTGGCGTCGACGCCGTCGTCGAAGCGCCGGGGTTCGAGCGTGCGCAGGCTGTCGGGGTCGAACGCCCACGCCCGCGGCGGCTCGGTGACGGCGACGAACTCGCCGCCGCGGTGGGTCACGGTGATCGAGGCGTTGTCCGTTAGCTCTCCGGAGATGAGTCGTCGCAGTCTACCCCTGAGACCGTCGTCGGGCCGGGTGCCGAACTCGTCGTGTCGGAGTGCACCCTCCGACCGCGCTCGCTCGTAGGCGTCGCTCCGGAGGAACCGGCTGGCGTACTCGACGCCGCCGTCGCGGATCGCAAACCGCCGGAGCAGCGCGAACCCGTCGAACCAGTGGTTCACGGTCTGATCGCCGACCGAAAACCGGCCGGGGCCGTTCCGAAGCAAAACGCCCGAGAGCCACTCGGGGAGGTCGCCCTCGACGGGCAAGTCGGTGGGTGGATGGCCCTCACCGTTGCGGAAGCCGAGTCTGTGGTCGGCGGCCATGCACGTCACGACGGGTGCCGGGGCCGTCAATGTACGCGTCCAGCCAGCGCTCAGACGATCCGCGCGTCGACGACGACGTGCCAGACGCCCTCGCTGTGGCTCTTGATTTTCCGCCGGCCTTCGATCTCGACGCCGCGGCCCGCCCGGTCGGCGGCGTCTTCGATCCGACCGACGGGGCGGTCCCACAGTTCGACCTCCGGCGTCGCCTCGTGGACGTGGACGACGCCGCCGGACGCCACCGCCGAGACGGCCGTATCGAGGTACTCGTGGGCCTCGTAGTAGCCCATCACGACCCGGTCGACGGCGTCGACCTCCACGTCCCGGCAGTCCGCGCGGTAGGCTTCGACCCGGTCCTGTACGTCGTTGAGGACGGCGTTCTCGATCAGGTAGCGGTACGACGCGGGGTTGATCTCCGCGGCAACAACGTCGGCGCCGGCCCGCGCCATCGGGAGCGTGAAGTAGCCGATTCCGGCGAACATGTCGAAGACGCGCTCGGGCGTCTCGGCATCCGTCCCGGCACTCCCACCGGTCTCGACGGCCGGCCCTACCTCGCCCGCGATCACGTCGGCCATCCGCGCGCGCTCGGCCTTGTTCCCCGGCGAGAACATCACCTCTCGGAGGTCGAGTGCGTAGCGCGTGCCGTGTTCGGTGTGGATCGTCTCCGTGGTCGGATCGCCGGCGATCACCCGGCTGTCGGGCTCGCGGCGCTCGCCGGAGACGCCCTCGTGAGCCAGCACGGTGTCGGCTTCGCCGTGCAGTTCGAGCAGGGCGTCGCCGAGCTCTGCTTCGCGCGGACAGTCCTCCAGCGTGACGAGCACGACGCTCCCGATCACGGCCCACGACCCCGGTGCGCGCTCGATTTCGGCGTCGCTCCAGCCTCGTTCGGCAAGCAAATCGGGCAGTGTCGTCCCCCGGCGCTCCGGGTCCGTCTGGACGACGACCTCGCGCACGTCGGTCTCGGCGGGCGCCGCCGTCACCGGGAGCGCGACCGTCTCGGCGCCGTACTCGACGACCTTTCGAGCGTCGTCGTAGACGCCCTCGGCGCGCAACTGCTCGGTGGCGACCTCGGCGCGGGGCTTCTCGACGACCGCCGCGAGCGCCCGGCCGTCGGCGTCAGGCATCGTCGTTCCCGTCGCGGTCGGCCCGATCGTCTTCGGGGAGCACGTGCAAGCCCGCCCGGCTCTTGAGTACGGGGACGGTCTCGGCGTCGGCGTCGAGGTAGTCCGGTCGGGCGATCGTCTTTGCGCGGTAGGTCTCGGGATCGAGCACCTGCACGGCGCGGTCGTCCTCGACAGTCACGAGGGTCGTCTCCTCGGCGTCGTCGATCGTGCCCAGCCGTTTGGCCTCGGGTGCGTCGCCCTCCTCGTAGGACGCCTCATAGCGCTCGCCGGTCGTCAGGCGGGTGCCCTTGAGATTTCCGCGGGCGCTGGTGACCAGCACGGGCCCGTCGTCGTCCTCGGGGTCGATCACTTCGCCCGGACGGTAGGGCGGCAGCCGGACGGCGAAGGTGACCCGGTAGACGCCGTTGCCGTCCTCGTCTTCGGAGACGAGCGTTTCGGAGTCGGAGTAGCTCCCGCCGAACTCCTCGACGACCTTGCGGGCGACTTTCATCCCGATCTTGTTGGTCGAGAGCTTGATATTCAGTCCGGCGTCGACCTCGGTCGCGTCGGTGACGAAGGCGTTGCGGTCGCCGGTCGCTTCCATCTCCTCGACGACTTCGTTTGCGATCTCTCTGGTGCGCTCGACCTCCTCGTCGGTCGGCGTCCGGTCGCGGGCGCGCAACTGGAGGATGCTGGCGTAGTAGTCCCCGGAGATCCGACCGCAGCGATCGCAGGTCTGGCGGGTGATCTTCACCGGAACCGTCACCTGCTCCTCGACGGGCGTGCCGTTGACCACTCCCGTAAAGAAACAGTGCATCCGGATGGTCGTCTGGTCGACCTGCTCGGGTTCGACGCTCCAAGCGACCTCTTCGGCGTCGAAGTGGACCGACAGCGACTCGCTGACCTCTTCGATCGCGACCTCGGTGTAGTCCTCGGCGCCAACGTCGACCCAGCGATTACCCCGATGGACCGCGCCGCAGGTCGCACAGACCCGCACCTGCACGCGGTCGGGCGCGTCGATCAACTCGAACTCCTCGAAGTAACACTCGTCGCACAGGGCGGGGTCGCCGCGGCGCTCCTCGCGGACCGATCGCGGCGTGTCGATGGCGTCGCCGCACCGGGGGCAGAACGCGCGCGTCTCGCTCATGAACGCGTGGTACGGGCCTGTGGCGTTTAAGGCGTCCGTTCTCCGCGCCGCTGCCGCCCCTACCGTGGTGTCACATCAACGTCGATCTCTCGACGCTCCGACCGTTCACGCGCCGGTACACTCGGGCTTACTGACGGGTCAACTCGCATAGCTCCCTATAACAAAGTGTCCCTCTCCCGACCGCTTTCCTGTGGCGCGGTGCCACGACCGGGGTCACGCGATGCTGCGCCCGCGCCACCGCCGGGCCGGCAGTCGGAGTCTCATGCTGGCGCCAACTGCCGCGCTCTCGGTGTTCGGGGGGTTGTTCCCCCACGTGTCTCCCGTTTTTCTGCTGTACATGGATACAGAGCCCAGATGCGTCCCGGGGTCGCGCTCTATAGTCGATCACACGCCGTTTTATTTTGACTCGATAATATCGAATATATTTCTTTTATTCTCGGTGTTGTTCGGCAAATACGCCTGTCTGAATAAATCGAAACGTCATGAATTGCCAATAGAATTAAGTCGTTACGAACTGCTACTTCGCTTGTGTTCGGCCCGTGAGTACACCACAGACCAGAACCGTCGGCGACGTACTCGCAGCGCTCCCCGACAACGGGAGCGTGCTGGTCTCTGGCGCGGGGCGTGAGACGCTCGGCCGACTTCCCTATCAGCTACTTCGGTCGTCCGTCGGCGTCGACGACGCCGCGGTCATCGTCACGACTGAGGACGCGGGCGACCGACTCGTCCGTCAGTTCACCAACTCCGGAGACAGCCCGGCCCGCTCTCGCGTCGGCGTCGTCGACGCTACCCCGTCGGGCCACCGGCAGGCGACGCCCGAGGACGGCATCTGGAGCGCGTCGTCGCCCGTCGATTTCAACGGCACTGGTGCCGGTATCGACCGCTGTCACGATCACCTCGATGGCGACGCCGTGCATCTGCTGTACGACACCCTCACGACGCCGCTTCTCTCCGCTGACTCGGAAACGGTCGCTCGCTACGCCCACCACGTCTCTCTGCGGGTCGACGACAGCCCCGGCATCGGCCTGTTTCCGATCCACACGAACGTGACTTCCGAACGGGACGCTGCCCGACTCAAACATCTCTTCGACGCCCACGTCGAAGTCCGCAAGTGCGGTGGCGAGCGGCAGGTGCGGTGCTCAGGCGTCGACAACGATTGGTGTGGCTGGCAGGACCTGCAGGACGGCGACGCGACTACCGAATTTTCAGGAATCGTGTGATTTGGTAGTGACGCCGCCGAATGCCGGCGCTCAGTCCTCTTTCGCGCCGGGGTTCAGTCCCACCTTTTTCCGCCTCGGGTGCGCTCGCTCACTTCGCTCGCGCACCACTCGACGCAAAAATCTGGGCCAAAAATCCGCTCGCTCCCGTGGTCGCTCGCGGTGAACCGGCGGCGATGCCGCCGGACGCCCGCGCTCAGTCCTCTTTCGCGCCGGGGTTGGTCACCGCGCCGTTTTCGGCCGAGCCGAACGACTGGCCGTACTTCGCCATCACGCCGCTGGTGTAGTTTGGCTCGGGCTCGTCGCGTTCTTCGAGGCGGCGCTCGATCTCCTCGTCGGTGAGGTCGACTTCGAGGGTGCGGTCGGCGATGTCGACGGTGATGACGTCGCCGTCTTCGAGCGCGCCGATCGGACCGCCCGTGTAGGCCTCGGGGGCGACGTGGCCGATCGAGAATCCACGGGTCGCGCCCGAGAAGCGGCCGTCGGTGATCAGCGCCACGTCCTCGGCGTGGTCCTGTCCGGCGACTGCGGCGGTGACGCCGAGCATCTCGCGCATGCCGGGGCCGCCCCGTGGGCCTTCGTTCCGGATTGCGATGACGTCGCCCGATTCGACGTTGCCCTCTTGGACGTACTTCATGGCGTCTTCCTCGCCCTCGAACACGCGGACAGGGCCCTCGTGGTGGAGGTCGTCGTCGCCCGTGACCTTGAGCACGGAGCCGCCCGGTGCGAGGTTGCCAGTCAGGATGCGGATGGCGCCTTCCTCGTTTTTGGGCTCGTCGACTGTGTAGAGGAAGTCGGCCTCGATCTCCTCGTCGTCGGGCAGTTCGCCCTGCGATTCGAGGTGTTCGAGCTCTTCGGCGATCGTCCGGCCGGTGATCGTGAGCTGGTCGCCGTGGAGCAGCCCGGCGTCGAGCAGGCGTCGGAGGACGACGGGGACGCCGCCGATCTCGTAAAGATCGTTCATCACGCGCGTGCCGCCGGGCTGGAGGTCGGCGATCTTGGGCGTGCGCTGGCTGATCTCGTCGAACTCCTCGATCGAGAGGTCGACCCCGGCCTCGGCGGCCATCGCCAGCAGGTGGAGCACGGCGTTGGTCGACCCGCCGACGGCGACCTGCAGCGCGATCGCGTTCTCGAAGGACTTCTTCGTGAGGATGTCGCTGGGCTTGCGGTCGTTCTCGATCGCGTCGACGGCGAGCTCGCCGGCGCGCTCGGCGACCTCGTAGCGATCCTCGTGTTCGGCGGGCGGGCCGGCGGCGCCAAGCGGCGCCAGCCCGAGCGCCTCGGCGACCGACGCCATCGTGTTGGCGGTGAACATCCCGCCGCAGGAGCCGGCGCCGGGGCAGGCGTGCCGTTCCATCTCGTCGAGTTCGTCCTCGCTCATCTCGCCCTGCGCGACGGCGCCGACGCCCTCGAACACGTTCTGGACGGTGATCTCACGGCCCTCGTGTTCGCCGGGCATGATCGACCCGCCGTAGAGGAACACGGAGGGCAGGTCGGTGCGGATCATCGCCATCATCATGCCGGGCATGTTCTTGTCGCAGCCGCCGATCGTCACGAGCCCGTCCATGCGCTCGCCGAAGGAAACGAGCTCGACCGAGTCGGCGATGACCTCCCGGGAGGTCAGCGACGCCTTCATCCCCTCGGTCCCCATCGAGATGGCGTCGGAGATCGTGATCGTGCCGAACTCGATCGGCATTCCGTCGGCGGCATCGACTGCCTCGTAGGCGCTGTCTGCGACATCGTCTAGGTGGACGTTACACGGCGTGATGTCCGCCGCTGGGTTCGCCACGCCGACCATCGGCGCGGCCAAGTCCTCGTCGTCGTAGCCCATCGCCCGGAACATCGCCCGGTGGGGCGCTTTCTCGACCCCTTGGGTGACCTCGGTGCTCCGGAGGTCGGGGTCTTTGTCGGCGTGGTGTGGCTCTTCCTGCTGGCTCATGTGCTGTAGGTTTTCCTCCGTCACCTTAAGTCACTTCACACGAACGTGTTTTCCCCTGTTCTGCCCGACGCCGACGGGCGCCGTCACCGCCGACGCGTCACGGCGCCGCCGGCCAGCGTCATCGCCGACGGACGTTGCCACCGTCGAAACCCCCTTTTCGCGCGACTGCCAACGCCTCGCCATGACTGACGCGCGAGTCGAGGCGACCGCTCGGCTCCACTTCGGCTTCCAGAACCTCTCGCTGGCCCACCAGCGACTCTACGGCGGCATCGGCGTCGCGCTCGACCGGCCGGCCTTCGTCGTGACCGCCGAGCGCGCCGAGGAGGTTTCCGTCCGCGACGACGCCGACGGCCCCGACGCGACCGCCGTCGCCAGCGAGCACGCCCGCAGAGCCGTCGATCTACTCGGCGTGCCCGGCGTCGCCGTCACGGTCCGCGAACGGTTTCCCAGACACGTCGGCCTCGGCAGCGGCACGCAGTTCGCGCTCGCGGTGTACGCCGCCGTCGCCGCGGCGCACGACCGGCCGGTCGACGTGCGCGCGGCGGCGCCGAAACTCGGTCGGGGCGGGCGCAGCGGCGTCGGCGTCGCCGGCTTCGAGCGCGGCGGCTTCGTCGTCGACGGCGGCCATCCCACCAGCCAGTTCACCACCGACCGGCCGGCCGACGGCGAGTGGACGGTACCCCCGGTCACCGCGCGCCACGACCTGCCCGACGACTGGCGGTTCGTGCTCGTGCTGCCGGACGCCGATCCCGGGCGGAGCGGCGACGACGAGGACTCAAGCATGCGCTCGGTCGTCGAGGACGCCGATCCCGCGCTGGCCGACGAGATCAGCGCCGTCCTCACCCGTCGGCTCCTGCCCGCTGCCGCGGCCGGTCGACGCGAGGCGTTCGGCGCCGCGGTCGCCGAGATCGGGCGGCTCAACGGCGCGTGGTACACCGACGCGCAGGGCGGCGTGTTCCGCCCGCCGGTCGGCCGGATCGTCGAGGAACTGGGCGAACACCCTGTCGTCTCCGGCGTCGGCCAGTCCTCGTGGGGACCGATCGTCTACGGGCTGACCGACCGCGACTCGGTCGGACAGGCGAAAGCCGCGGCCCGGGACGCGCTCGACGCCGCGAGCGTCGACGGGCGGGTGCTCGCTGCGGGCGTTCGCAACGAGGGTGCAGTTACCGAGCGTTGATACCGACGGCGCCGACCCGACGCCGTACAGCACTCTACGTACCGCTCGGTCGCGCTATTACTATCAACGTTGCAAAATTATAAAGCATAAGGTAAGTATGCTACCGTCGTCGACTCGATGCTATCTCGGCTCCGGGGGCTCCTCCCCGATTCGGTACGGAACAGCTACCCGCTGAAGGTCGGCGCCGCGCTGGTCGCCGTCATCTTGCTCGTGAGCGCCGTCGGCGGCGTCGTCTACGCTCACACCGGCGACACCCTGCGCCAAGACACCCAGCAGGAGCTAGAGACAGCCGCGACCAGCGAGGCCGACCGGATCGACCAGTGGCTGGAGGATACCCGGTTCCAGCAGTCGAAACTCGCCAGCTCGCACTCGCTGCGGATCGACGACGGCGACGAGATTCAGGCCCGGCTTGCGACTACCGTCGACCAGCACGACAGCGTCAGGGGTGCCTACCACGTGAACGTCACCTCCGGCGCGGTGCTCGACGTGTACGGCCACGGCCTAATCGCCACGGGCGGCTCGCTTCGTTCGGCCAGTCACGAGCGGGTGCGGGCGCTCAACGACCCGAGCACGACGGTCACGACGGCGACCGTCTCCCGTTCGGAACTGTTCCGCGCGGGACCGGACGGATCGGCCGTCTTCCTGTTCGTCAGCAACGTCGAGACCGACGAGCACCGCGCCGTGGTGTCGGTCATCGACGCCGCGACGCTCTCGGAGGCGACGCTCCAGCGGCGCAGCGACGGCGAGACGGTCGTCGTCAACGACTCGGGAACAGTTGTACTTGCGCTCGACGAGTCGCGGCTGCTCCAGTCGGCCGGCGTCGACGCGGGCGACCGGCCGGACGGCGGCGGCTTTTTCACCGCAATCGGCGACGACGGCGCCCAGCAGGCGGTCGGGTACGCTGGCCTGACCGAAGCCGACTGGACGACCACCGCCAGCGTGCCGACGGCGGCGGCCTACGCCCTGCAGTCGGACATCTCGCGGGGCATCCTTGCGATGGTGCTGGTCGCCACCGGCGGCGCGCTGGCGATCGCGCTCACGATCGGGCGCAACACGGTGCGCTCGGTTCGGGACCTTTCGGACCGGGCGGCCGCCCTCGAAGCCGGCGACCTCGATGTCGACCTCGAAACGGAGCGCACCGACGAGTTCGGCCGGCTGTACGACGCCTTCGGAAGCATGCGTGACTCATTACGCGAACAGATACGCGCAGCAGAGAGTGCGCGCGAGGCGGCCGACCGCCAGCGTGCCGAGTCCGAACAGTTCGCCCGGAATCTCGAAACGACCGCCGACGAGTACGGCGCCGTCATGTCGGCGTGTGCCGACGGCGACCTCACCCGCCGGATCGACCCCGACGACGAGAGCGAGGCGATGGCGACGGTCGGTCGGGAGTTCAACGACATGCTCGACCAGTTAGAGGCGACCGTCGCCGGCGTCGCCCGGTTCGCCGAGGACGTCGCGGTCCGCAGCGAGCAGGTGACTGCGGGCGCCGCCGACGTGCGGGACGCCTCTGAACGGGTCACCGACTCGATTCAGGAGATCTCCGAGGGCGCCGAGCGCCAGCACGCCCAGTACGAGACCGTCTCCGCGGAGATGCAGACGCTCGCGGCGTCGGTTCAGCAGGTCGCAACCTCGGCGGAGGAAGTCGCAGACATCGCCGAGCAGACCGCCGAGACCGGCCGTGAGGGGCGCGACGCCGCCGAGGACGCCATCGCGGAGATGGACGCCGTCGAGCACTCCTCGCGGGACGCCGTCGAAGCTATCGACGATCTCCAGTCCGAGATGGAGGAGATCGAGGACGTCGTCGAACTGATCACCGAGCTGGCCGAGCAGACGAATCTGGTCGCGCTCAACGCCAGCATCGAGGCCGCTCGCACGGGTGACGGCGACCGCGAGGGTTTCGGCGTCGTCGCCGACGAGGTGCGGTCGCTCGCCGACGAGACCAAGGCGGCCGCCACCGACATCGAGGAGCGGATCGAGTCGATCCGCGACCAGACCACCCGGACGGCGTCGGAAGTGCGGGCCGCAGCCGACGACATCCGCGACAGCGCGGCGACCGTCCGCGACGCCGCCGACGCGTTCGAGGGGATCGACGAGCACGCCGCGGCGACCAACCAGGGCGTCCAAGAGATCCGCGCGGCGACGAGCCAGCAGGCCGCCACCACCGAGGAGGTCGTCTCGATGGCCGACGAGGCAGCGACGGTCAGCGAGGCGACGACCGCCGAGGCCGAGACGGTCGCGGCCGCCGCCGAAGAGCAGACCTCGACGATGGTCGAAGTCGCGGACAACGCCTCCGGACTCGCCGACCGCGCCGATAGCCTGCGTGACGCGCTCGAGCGGTTCGAGACGCGCGCGTCGGTCGACGGCGGCGACTTCGACGATGACCGAACTCCGCCCCGGGACGACGATAGAACTCTGACGCGAAACGACGGCCCAGACCTCGGCGACGCCGGCGCGTCCGAAGCGACCGGCGCCGAGACGACGAACGCCGACCCCGATGACGGGGAGTCGCCGTCCCCGATTCCGGCGTCGACGACCGACTGATTCGGCGCGGTCCGAGCGCCACACCCACAAGGTCTAACCTACCCCGGTCCAACGTCGGGGTATGGCTCGCGTTCCGTTCGGCATCTCTCGGCTGGACTCGATGATCGGCGGTGGCGCACCGCCGGGGAGCGTCGTGCTGGTGGCCGGCGAGGTCGGCGCCGGCGCTCGGGAGTTCATCTACACCAGCGCGGTGATGAACGGACTCGCACACGCCGACGAGGAGCAGTTCGATCTCTACTACGGCGGCCTCCACGACCGAACCCGACTACCTGCTGGCGTTCGCTATCTCTCCTTTACGGCCAGCGAACCCGAACTGACCGAGGAGATGCGCTACGCGATGGAGACCGATCTCGTCGACGCCGCTACCGATCCGATCGACTTCGTCGATCTCTCCTCGGAGTACTTCCAGCTGAGTCAGGTGCCGACCGAGTGGTACTCCTCGATGACCCAGAGCATCACCTCGCTCGGCGCCGACCACGACCGCAAGGACGTACTCGACGCGCTCGGGGATTACCTCAACGACCACGCCGAGGACAGCCTCGTCGTCATCGACTCGATCACCGACCTGCTCAGCCTCGACGACCAGCTTCAGTGGGATGACGTGCCGATGCTGCTCAAGGGGCTCAAGCGGGCCTCGAACCGCTGGGGAGGGCTGATATTGCTTTTGGTCACCGTCGACACGCTCACCGATACGCAACTCGGCCAACTGATGGCGGCGACCGACGGCGCCATGCTGTTCGAGTGGGCAAGCGGCGGCAGCGAGCGCGACCGGACGATGGTCGTCAAGCAGTTCCGCGGCGTCCTCTCGCGATTGGAGGCCGAGAACATCATCCGCTTCGAGACCGAGATCAACGACGCCGGCTTCGACATCAGCGACGTGCGCAAGATACGCTGACTGCGGATGTCACTGATCCGACTGTTATCGGACGCGTTGGTAGGCTGTTCCTACCGGCAGGCGTGGTCCTGCACCTAACCCTTAAGATGGTCGTGCTCCAATACGCGATGAATGGCGAGCGACAAGTCGGGGTCCGAAGAGGTCTCGGTTGCGCTTCCCGCCGACGTACGCGACTGGCTCGGCGACAGGACCAGCAACGGCGAAACCCCCGACGATGTCGCACGGCGACTCCTCGCTGCCCACTACGAACTGGCAAACGGCGAGGGCCCCGATCCCGACGAACTGGCACCCCGCGACGACGCCGTCGACGAGCGCGTCGACCAACTCGATGCCGAATTTCGCGATCTTCTGGACGACGTACGCAAGCGAGTCATCCAACTCAAGCGCGAGACGGACCAGAAGGCCGACCGCGACCACGACCACCCCGAGGTCGCCGACCGCGTCGACGACCTCGAACAGCGCACCGCCGAGGCCGCGGATCGACTGGCCGAACTGGACGACGCCGTCGCTGCCGCCGAGGACAAACTCGCCACCGGCTTCGATAATTACGAGGACATTCTGGAGTACCTGACCGACGAAACCGGCGCGCTCCGCGAGCGGACCGACACGCTGGCTCGCGCGGTGATCGAACTCCGATCGGAGTTCGAACGCATCGCGGCCGACCGCGTGCGTCGGGAGCGCGTCCGCGAACTCAAGCACGCGGCCGCCCAGTACGGCGTCCGAACCGCCGAGTGTGACGCCTGCGAGGCCTCCGTCGACGTGGCGATGCTGACCGCGCCGGAGTGTCCCCACTGCGCTACTCGCTTCACCGACGTTCGTCCCGGCTCGCGTTTCCTCAAACCGAACGTGCTCGAAACGGGCGATCCGCCCGCGCTGGCCGGTAGCGACGATCAGAGCGACGATCTGAACGTCGACCTCGATTCGATCGTCGAGGAGGACCGAGACGTGCCCGACGGCATCGAATGGGCGACGACCGACGGCGGCGAGAGAGCCAGTGACGGGGACGAGCTATCGTCCAGCGATGCACGTCAGGAAACAGAGCGAACTGACGGCGGTGAACCATGAGCGAGGAGTCCGAGGACGACCTCCCGGACGAGCCGCTCGCCGACCTCGCCGCGAGCGTCCGCGACGATGACGACGCCGACACCGAGACGACTGACGCCGACGGTGGGGCCACTGACGATGTCTCCTCGGTCCCTGCCTCCGACGACGCGGACACCGATCTCCCGCCGCTGCCGGGTGAGACAGCTTCGGACCCGAGCCGCGAGGGACCGCTCGGCGATCTCGCGGCGGAGGTCGATCGGCGTCGCGGTGACGCCGACCCAGACGATCTCGACGACCTGTTCACCAGCGAGGATGTCGCTGATCTCGATGTCGATGCGGTCTGGGACCACGTCGAGTCCGGTGGCATCGATGTCGACGTGACTGCCGACGCCGACGACGAGCAGGTCATCGAGAAGGCGAGTTTCTGCCAGCAGTGCGAGTTCTTCGCCGAACCGCCCGCCGTCGGTTGCGAGCACGACGGCACCGAAATCCTCGAACTGGTCGACACCGACAACTTCCGGGTGCGCAACTGTCCGAAAGTCGCCGAAGAAGAGCGACTCGGCGATCTGTAGCGAGTGCGGACTCGGCAAGCACACTGCGGCATCCCGACACCATCGGAACGGGCCGTTTTTCATCGTCAGTCCCGTAGCCGAACACATGCAGTTT
The Natronoarchaeum philippinense DNA segment above includes these coding regions:
- a CDS encoding beta-ribofuranosylaminobenzene 5'-phosphate synthase family protein, whose translation is MTDARVEATARLHFGFQNLSLAHQRLYGGIGVALDRPAFVVTAERAEEVSVRDDADGPDATAVASEHARRAVDLLGVPGVAVTVRERFPRHVGLGSGTQFALAVYAAVAAAHDRPVDVRAAAPKLGRGGRSGVGVAGFERGGFVVDGGHPTSQFTTDRPADGEWTVPPVTARHDLPDDWRFVLVLPDADPGRSGDDEDSSMRSVVEDADPALADEISAVLTRRLLPAAAAGRREAFGAAVAEIGRLNGAWYTDAQGGVFRPPVGRIVEELGEHPVVSGVGQSSWGPIVYGLTDRDSVGQAKAAARDALDAASVDGRVLAAGVRNEGAVTER
- a CDS encoding RAD55 family ATPase yields the protein MARVPFGISRLDSMIGGGAPPGSVVLVAGEVGAGAREFIYTSAVMNGLAHADEEQFDLYYGGLHDRTRLPAGVRYLSFTASEPELTEEMRYAMETDLVDAATDPIDFVDLSSEYFQLSQVPTEWYSSMTQSITSLGADHDRKDVLDALGDYLNDHAEDSLVVIDSITDLLSLDDQLQWDDVPMLLKGLKRASNRWGGLILLLVTVDTLTDTQLGQLMAATDGAMLFEWASGGSERDRTMVVKQFRGVLSRLEAENIIRFETEINDAGFDISDVRKIR
- a CDS encoding methyl-accepting chemotaxis protein translates to MLSRLRGLLPDSVRNSYPLKVGAALVAVILLVSAVGGVVYAHTGDTLRQDTQQELETAATSEADRIDQWLEDTRFQQSKLASSHSLRIDDGDEIQARLATTVDQHDSVRGAYHVNVTSGAVLDVYGHGLIATGGSLRSASHERVRALNDPSTTVTTATVSRSELFRAGPDGSAVFLFVSNVETDEHRAVVSVIDAATLSEATLQRRSDGETVVVNDSGTVVLALDESRLLQSAGVDAGDRPDGGGFFTAIGDDGAQQAVGYAGLTEADWTTTASVPTAAAYALQSDISRGILAMVLVATGGALAIALTIGRNTVRSVRDLSDRAAALEAGDLDVDLETERTDEFGRLYDAFGSMRDSLREQIRAAESAREAADRQRAESEQFARNLETTADEYGAVMSACADGDLTRRIDPDDESEAMATVGREFNDMLDQLEATVAGVARFAEDVAVRSEQVTAGAADVRDASERVTDSIQEISEGAERQHAQYETVSAEMQTLAASVQQVATSAEEVADIAEQTAETGREGRDAAEDAIAEMDAVEHSSRDAVEAIDDLQSEMEEIEDVVELITELAEQTNLVALNASIEAARTGDGDREGFGVVADEVRSLADETKAAATDIEERIESIRDQTTRTASEVRAAADDIRDSAATVRDAADAFEGIDEHAAATNQGVQEIRAATSQQAATTEEVVSMADEAATVSEATTAEAETVAAAAEEQTSTMVEVADNASGLADRADSLRDALERFETRASVDGGDFDDDRTPPRDDDRTLTRNDGPDLGDAGASEATGAETTNADPDDGESPSPIPASTTD